The following are from one region of the Centropristis striata isolate RG_2023a ecotype Rhode Island chromosome 19, C.striata_1.0, whole genome shotgun sequence genome:
- the ier5l gene encoding immediate early response gene 5-like protein: MINTMECAVDAQSLISLSLMKIHNSRTQRGGIKLHKNLLVSYVLRNARQVYIKEKYAEIYRMQQYEEVMTVCNEIQELNPLDLDAEDADDEEQTRAACCGEEASLCGSGCHRGAAQPAAHARTASALFGCSPLDDCSKEPDPSYYRSCCMEASPVSHCDQFPVNGSTHCNKTTVLDLDTHVVTTVENGYLHQDCCCDALQCSQGAQSPAKKRKVEFGCCVSDVEEVSDFTGARKRAKREDCSFSNIDYTDTSNISNLISIFGSGFTGLLSRQTDLEQICSKQVLASLGAWTRAIVAF, translated from the coding sequence ATGATCAACACCATGGAATGCGCAGTGGACGCGCAAAGCCTGATCTCCCTATCCCTGATGAAGATCCACAACTCCAGGACGCAGAGAGGGGGGATCAAGCTGCACAAAAACCTGCTGGTCTCCTATGTGCTGAGGAACGCCCGGCAGGTCTACATCAAGGAGAAATACGCGGAGATCTACAGGATGCAGCAGTACGAGGAGGTGATGACGGTCTGCAACGAGATCCAGGAGCTCAACCCGCTGGATCTGGACGCGGAGGACGCCGACGATGAGGAGCAAACGCGGGCTGCTTGCTGCGGAGAGGAGGCGAGTCTGTGCGGCTCCGGCTGCCACCGAGGCGCGGCGCAGCCAGCGGCGCACGCCCGGACAGCGAGCGCTCTTTTCGGCTGCTCTCCGCTCGATGACTGTAGCAAGGAGCCGGATCCCTCCTACTACCGCAGCTGCTGCATGGAGGCTTCACCTGTGTCGCACTGTGACCAGTTTCCTGTAAACGGCAGCACGCACTGCAATAAAACAACAGTGCTGGATTTGGACACGCATGTGGTGACCACGGTGGAGAACGGCTACCTCCACCAGGACTGCTGCTGCGACGCGCTCCAGTGCAGCCAGGGCGCGCAGTCCCCGGCCAAGAAACGGAAGGTTGAGTTCGGCTGTTGTGTCTCCGACGTGGAGGAAGTATCGGATTTTACCGGGGCTCGCAAACGGGCGAAACGCGAGGACTGTTCCTTCTCCAACATAGACTACACAGACACTTCCAACATCTCCAACCTGATCTCCATCTTCGGCTCGGGGTTTACAGGGCTGCTGAGCAGACAGACGGACTTGGAACAGATCTGTAGCAAACAGGTCCTGGCCAGTCTCGGGGCATGGACCCGTGCGATTGTGGCATTTTGA